Below is a genomic region from Spiroplasma endosymbiont of Dioctria linearis.
ATTAAAGCACATGCAATTATAACAGGAGAGTCTTTGGGGCAAGTAGCAAGTCAAACGATTGAATCGATTAATGTTATTAATGAGGTTTCAAAGTTGCCAATTTTAAGACCAGTATTAACATGCGATAAAGAGGAAATAATTGAAATATCAAAAAAAATTGATACATATGATATATCTATCTTACCTTTTGATGATGTCTGCTCAATGTATGTTCCAAAAAATCCAGTAACAAAACCTAAATCTTTTATAGCTCAAAAACAAGAAGAAAATTTACTTTTAGATGAGCTTATTGACTATACATTAGATAATTTAATAAAAACATATATATGAAAAGATGGTGAATTATGTGAAAAAGAAAAGAACTAAAAAGAAGTCAGAAAATAATAAATTTGGAGTTTTTAATGGCAGTGTTATAAACAGTGAAACTATAGGAATTAATCAAGAATTTGAAATTGAAAATTATAAAGATTCTTCATTAACAATTTCAGAAATTGAAAATGCTACATCTGTTAATAAAAAAAGTGACAATAATGTTAAGACCAAAAAAAGAAAAACAAATTATTTAATTTATAAAATTACAGCATATATAATAATATTATTATTAATAATATTATTAATTGTTTGATTTGTTATTACTTAGAGAAGAGTGAGTTATATGGATGATTTATTTAGATTACTTTGAAAAATAATTAATTTTATTTTCATCGTTCTACTTATTGATATGTTGTTTAGTAGAAAAAGACGAAGAGGCGGACCAAATCAAAATAATAGAAATAATAAGCAAAGTCGTTATTTTGATGATGAAACAAGGGATCAAGGCTTTGATCAATCACAATCCCATACTGATTTTTATCAAGGTGAATCTTTAATTAATCAGGCTTATCAAGCATTGGGTTTACAAAAAGGTACTCCATTAAAAGACGTTAAAAAAAGATATATTGAATTAGCCAAAAAGTATCACCCAGATAAAAATCCAGGTAATTTAGAAGCACAAGCTGAAATGACAAAAATTAATAATGCATATGATATCATCGTTGAAGATTTTAATAAGAAAAAAGCATAACACTATTTCAATAAATGGTGTTTTTTTGTTAATAATGTAAAATAAAAGAAAGTGAGGTTCAGTTGATATGGAATACTTA
It encodes:
- a CDS encoding DnaJ domain-containing protein; the encoded protein is MDDLFRLLWKIINFIFIVLLIDMLFSRKRRRGGPNQNNRNNKQSRYFDDETRDQGFDQSQSHTDFYQGESLINQAYQALGLQKGTPLKDVKKRYIELAKKYHPDKNPGNLEAQAEMTKINNAYDIIVEDFNKKKA